One segment of Choloepus didactylus isolate mChoDid1 chromosome 15, mChoDid1.pri, whole genome shotgun sequence DNA contains the following:
- the LOC119509947 gene encoding translation initiation factor IF-2-like — protein MRLSPRPMKPMNRGTTHSHVCCRFHTMQSLQRNSRGGSAAPSPPPPPPSGPPPAGRRRCRCRPPRCPPRPRRRGCRSGTRWRGSGRPFITRSRFFTFAPRGPRKRHGGREREGSGRGITEEAADREKEEAEDGQHANRLLPPRPSPREAGGGGEGGEGGRGRGPGRGLRGARERDETGPPPAERPSARRSPAPTAAAAAATAAARRLRALQSRRHPRDASAGSLPGAPAPRRLQGPRRPAAKYPRPASRIPTQGADLAAAAARRGPRATFLGGCFFRPGDEVHLFFSRSAANPRPALSGGDQSERSAEGERPGSPRSRTRGSAPPPPPESQTPACRAAAASPGPGAHRTPAVGALRLAAEGPRPAAEVPKSRSVGAGRRAAASGFPDGPDPGPKAAPGGSSSRAGAGPCVEPPRTGWASGRVAPPTNT, from the exons ATGAGGCTGAGCCCCAGGCCGATGAAGCCGATGAACAGAGGCACCACGCACAGCCACGTCTGCTGCCGGTTCCACACGATGCAGTCGCTACAGCGTAACTCCCGGGGGGGCTCGGCCGCCCcttcgccgccgccgccgccgccgtccgGGCCCCCGCCCGCcggccgccgccgctgccgctgcCGCCCGCCGAGGTGCCCTCCTCGGCCGAGGCGGCGGGGCTGCCGAAGCGGAACCAGGTGGCGAGGCAGCGGCCGCCCCTTCATCACTAGGAGCCGGTTCTTCACCTTCGCCCCCCGAGGGCCGCGCAAGAGGCATGGGGGGCGGGAGAGGGAAGGGAGCGGGAGAGGGATAACGGAGGAGGCGGCGGATCgggagaaggaagaggcagaggaCGGACAGCATGCAAATAGGCTCCTGCCACCACGCCCCTCCCCCCGAGAGGCGGGCGgcgggggggagggaggagagggggggAGGGGACGCGGGCCGGGGAGGGGGCTGCGAGGAGCTCGCGAGAGGGACGAGACGGGCCCCCCG CCCGCCGAGCGGCCTTCTGCGCGCCGGAGCCCCGCgcccactgctgctgctgctgccgctacCGCTGCTGCCCGCCGCCTGCGTGCGCTCCAGTCGCGCCGGCATCCTCGGGACGCCTCGGCCGGCTCACTCCCCGGGGCACCCGCCCCGCGCCGCCTTCAGGGGCCTCGCCGGCCGGCCGCAAAATACCCGAGGCCGGCGAGCCGCATTCCGACACAGGGGGCCGACCTGGCTGCCGCCGCCGCTCGCCGCGGCCCGCGAGCCACGTTCCTAGGCGGCTGCTTCTTTCGCCCGGGCGATGAGGTGCACCTGTTCTTCAGCCGGTCCGCAGCCAACCCTCGGCCAGCACTCTCCGGGGGAGACCAATCCGAGCGCAGCGCGGAGGGCGAGCGACCGGGCTCGCCTCGCTCCCGCACCCGCGGCtccgcgccgccgccgccacccgAGAGTCAAACTCCAGCCTgccgcgccgccgccgccagcCCGGGTCCGGGGGCGCACCGGACGCCCGCGGTGGGGGCGCTCCGACTCGCCGCCGAGGGGCCCCGACCAGCTGCCGAGGTTCCAAAATCACGGAGCGTGGGAGCTGGGAGGCGGGCGGCCGCGTCGGGGTTCCCGGACGGCCCGGATCCCGGACCGAAGGCGGCTCCTGGCGGCTCTAGCAGCCGGGCGGGCGCGGGTCCGTGTGTGGAGCCGCCGCGGACAGGCTGGGCTTCGGGCAGAGTAGCGCCTCCCACCAACACTTAA